The stretch of DNA caacaacaacaacaaagcctttattcTCAAACAAGTTGggataggctagaggtgaaactcataaaatctcgcaaccaactcatggctctggcacatggatagcaaacttccacgcacccctgttcatagctagctctttggtgatactccaatccttcaggtctctcttaacggactcctcccatgtcaaattcggtctaccccgcccttttttgacattctccgcacgctttagccatccattatgcaccggagcttctgggggcctgcgctgaatatgcccaaaccatctcagacgatgttggacaagtttctcttcaattggtgctgccccaactctatctcgtatatcatcattccggactcgatcttcctcatgtggccacacatccatctcaacatacgcatctccgccacacctaactgttgaacatgtcgccttttagtcggccaacactcaacgccatacaacattgcgggtcgaaccgtcgtcctgtagaacttgccttttagcttttgtggcactctcttgacaCAGAgagtgccagaagcttggcgccacttcatccatccggctttgattcgatgattcacatcttcatcaatacctccatcctcctgcagcattgaccccaaataccgaaaggtgtccttctgaggtaccacctggccatcaaggctaacctcctcctcacacctagtagtaccaaaaccgcacatcatgtactcggttttagttctactaagcctaaaccctttcgattccaaggtttgtcttcataactctaacttcctatttacccccgtccgactatcgtcaactagcaccacatcatccgcaaagagcacacaccatgggatatctccttgtatatcccttgtgacctcatccatcaccaatgcaaaaagataagggatcAAAGCTGACccttgatgcagtcctatcttaatcaggaagtcatcagtgtcgacatcacttgttcgaacacttgtcacaatattatcgtacatgtccttgatgaaggtaatgtactttgctgggactttgtgtttttccaaggcccaccacatgatcaGTAGACGATGACGAAAAATATAAAGGTCTTGAAGATCTGAGATTGCTCCACGTCTCAGCGCCAAAATCACAGCCGAAGGCGAGAGTACCTAAATTTCTCAGATGGCAGCAGCAGCGGGCCGTATATTGAACTAAATATTTGACAGAAGGGCCTGCGTAATCCCACCGGGCCACGCCAGGCCCAATAACAGGCAGTGAGGTGGGCTGTCCACCACaccccttctcttcttcttcctccccttcccaTTTTCGCCCCTTAATAAACCgataaaaaataaaacagaatcCACCAAATAAATCGCGGAGTTCCCAACGCTCTCCGCCCTCTCTCGCCCGCATTCCCCAATCCAATCCGCGGCGGCATCGGCGGCGACGCCACCACCACCGGGAAGCTCCGCCCCTTCTCCGTCTCCGTTcccgtcccctcccctcccctccacacGCGCCCGAATCGCGCCGCAGATTTCGCCGCCCCCCGCGCCTCCCCCGATTTCGGCGGAACAGCCGCTAGGGTTTCGATTCGCCTCGGGATCGGGTTCGGGCCCTGATCGGAGGCCGCCTTCGTCGTCCGGGGGTACAATCCGCCGCCCCCCCTGCTTCCTGGCACGGCAGGAACCATTTCCGGTAATGTTTCCGTTTGAATCCCCTTCTCGTTTCCGTTCCGATTTCTCGATCGTGGTGAGAACCGCGTATCTCTCAGACTCGCTGCGGTATTTGCAGGGGAAGGATACGGCGATGGAGGGGCACGTGTTCGGAGGCGGCAACTGGGGCTCGTCGCCCTACCCTGGCCCCAACGCCAACATCAACGCCAGCGTCAACGAGAACCAGTTCATGTTCGATGCCAAGGCCGCGCCGCAGCAGCTTCAGCTCTTCGGGAGCAACGCGGGTAATATGATGGTTCCCTTCCCCTGTTAGAGTTCAGTGTTGAGCCATTATGCAAGAGCCATTATGCAGTTATATGCTGATGTTGGGCAGATGTTGTGTGGTGAATTTGACCCTACCCACTGGTGCTTGTTGATTGCCTCTGCTGTAATTAAGTCTTGTTTGTAGCACAACCTAGCCACCTTTTGGACAGTAATATTGCATATTATATATTAAGAACGTTATCCCATGCTTCCCTGAATCCTAGTTCTATGTTAGCATTGAACTGGTTGTGCATTGGCCAACTCATTTTCATTGACGAAAACAAGGCATTTCCCCAATCAGATGGTCTTCTGACTGGGACCTTTAGGTTAGTTATAGAGGTGGTAAACCTTGTGTGCAGAACTCAATTGTGTGCTCCGAGGATGAATACGATGATGCATACATGCAAGGTTTCTTAAACCTGCTCATTAACATCCACATTTCTATGGTATTACCATCAGGCTGCACATCACATTGCAAGATTGTAGCCTCTATATGTTTATTAGTGACTTACCTAGCATATATGTATTATGAGATATTGGTCAATAGTTATTTAGTGATAATCTCCTTCCATCATTTTCTCTTGCCCTCCCATTTCGCTCTCTACTCAGTGTATTTCTATCAGCGAGTAATGTGTGTAACACAAATATTAAACTattatttattgcatttttggGGCTGATTCTCCTTTTGCAATGCCCTAATGCCTCGTACAATGCCTAGCAGAGCATTGTTTTCCTCTGATGAGTTTATGGTGGATTTCATTTCGAGTTTTGATAATTTTAGCAACAAAGACACACTTCTTGCTGCCATCCTTGTCGTAGATGTATTGGTTACATATCTATGTGTGCTTGATAATGCTTGCTTCGACGTTTTATGCCCTCGTAGCTCGAGTTTTTTTTATATCCACGAATAAACCTACCGATTAACATCTCTAGCTCTAACAGGAGTAGCTCGATGCACTTTACCTTTCACCACAGCACTAAACATTTCATGTTGCTGTCTTATTCTCAAACAAATGCTTGCTGTTCATCTAATTATCAATGCATTTACTGCAGTTGGCACCAGTGGATATTATAACTACAATGGAAATGGCAACCCATATGTTATGAACCAACCAAGAAAGACAAGCAATTGTGCAGCGGATGAAAAGAAGCTCAAGCTTCAGATGTCCTTGAACAACTTTCATGCAGGAGATGCCGACCGGTTGGCATGTACTGGTAATTCAAGTGTTGTGTCTACTGGGCTGAAACTGTCCTACGAGGATAATGAGCATAATTCTTCCTTCACGTCTGGTAGTGGAAGCATGTCTTCTTTGACTTCCACGACGCCTTTTGGTCATGATATTATGACTGAAATGGAGAAAGGAAACAAAGAGATTGACTATTATTTGAGAAGCCAGGTAAATATTTATCCTAATTTAGCTATCAACCAAATTTGAGCTCTCGTTGTTGCCTAGATAGCAATGGTGATATTTGCTGTTAGGACTTGCTTGTGTTCATCATGGAAGCACTATGCAGTGCAGTAGTGTGGAATGTTGAGTTATCCAAATATGATTCTGTAGTTTCCGGTGGCATCACTATGTACCACTTCCTAACCATGGAAATGGTTGTTCTTCGCACTTCCTGATTGCCAAATATAAAGTATATTGACATATTTCAGACTTTACAGTCATCCTACTTTTGTTATATTTGTCCATATAGAAattcagtactccctccgttccataatgtagtgcctgtagatttttacaaaagtcaaacattacaaactttgaccatgtttatagagaaaagtagataaatctagaataccaaatgcacatgATTGAATACATCGTGAGTTATATTTTCAGAATAtacatgtttggtattgtagatgtacatagttttctctatacacttggtcaaagttggcaaagtttgactttcacaaaaatctataggcactacattgtggaatggagggagtatctgttAATCTTAACTGTCTAGGGTGTGATTGCAAGAATATGGAAGATAATTTGCTGGTTCCTTATTGTAATAGTATATGCAGTCCTTAGTGATCCCGGTGTCATAGGCTCTGGTAGCTAACACATCATTTGGTTCTGATTgttgaaacttgaaagtaaataaAATGAGTCAGAGATTTCTGGTGTTTATGTTGTGTGCCTCTTTCCCACAGGTGGAACAACTCAGTAGGCGTGTGAAAGAGATGAAGCAAAGGCAGATGGTTTCTCTCGTGTCTACTCTCGAAAGAGGGGTAGGAAAGAAGCTGAGGGAGAAGGAGCTCGAGGTGGAGGCCATGAACAAAAAAAGCCAGGAGCTGAATGAACAGATCCGACAGGTGGCCATCCAGGTCCAGTCATGGCAGTCAGCCGCGCTCTACAACGAATCTGTTGCCAGCACCCTGAAGACCCAGCTCATGAAAGTGGTGGCGGACCACGCCAACCGCACCAGGGAAGGTTGCGGCGACAGCGTAGTGGAGAGCGGCGCTGTGCCCGGCCAGAAGAACATCAACACTGTCCCCGGAGGCTTCTTCAAGTCGTGCCTCCTCCCTGGAGTCAAGAGCGGCGTAGCCGGCAGTGGGCTTGCAGCCTGCAAGTGGTGCGGAGCGAAGGAGGCGGCAGTGCTGGTGATGCCTTGCCGCCACCTGTGCCTGTGCGCCGACTGCGATAGGGTCACAGATGCATGCCCTGTCTGTCAGTACCCCAAGAGCGGTAGCGTTGAGATCAACATGTCCTAGCATCAATCCTGTGTGTTTCGAATTGGACAGTGGTGTTATGACTCCGGTACATATAGTCAATCCGCCCCTCTCCCTCCATGATTCTGCCTTTGGTTTGCACCTAGCAAGCTGTAGTCCTAAAGTTTTGGTGGTGGACATAGATTGTTGGTCCGGTCTGGAACGATCAAAATTTTCCTGGACCCAGCGAGAGATGAGCAGATTGTTGCGAAATTCCTTCGTTCCAAACGTACTCCAGACCATCTCGACGGAGGTAATAACCAGCCTGCCAACATTGTGGCGGCGACATCATCATGTTCCACAGGACAGTTTTGGAAGATAATGATCGTATGGCCGAATACATCTCTTCTTGATGCAGAAACAAAAGAAAGGAGCCAAATGTGAGCAGAGGCACCATGTAATCCATGATGAGGGCCGCAGTCCGTTACAGGAGAAACAAAGACATGAGcagcaaaaggccagcaggcacgcACACGCAACGCAACGTGCTGCTGCTGCTGGGTTTGCCAACGCCCAACGCAACGGACGAGTGCGTCTCAGGGCATCTTTCCCTGATCAGGCCACCATGGCACCGCCGGTGCGTGGGCTGCAAAACCAAACGGTGCCGGTGCGGCTCATGATTGCCGCCCGGGTCTATCTTTGGGTAAAGTTTCGTCCCTGCATGTGATGGATCATCCAAATGCAGCGTCTTATAAAAGGGCCAATCGAAGAACGGTTTTACTATTTTGTCATGATTCAGGGTGAATCTTCCCCCTCTGATCGAAAATAAGATCGATGATCCAAATGCAGTGTCTTCTAAAAGGGCAAATCGAAGAACGGTTTTTCTATTTTGTCATGATTCAGGGTGAATCTCACCCCTCTGATCGAAAATAAGATTGATCATCCAAATGCAGCGTCTTATAAAAGGGCCAATCGAAGAAcggttttactccctccgttcattatTATAAGACGTTTTGGACAGCTAGCTTTGAACTGTTTTGGACACTGTCTGAATtgtctaaaacgtcttataaaagtgaacagaggaagTACTATTTTGTCGTGATTCAGGGTGAGCCTCGCCCCTCTGGTCGAAAATAAGGTCGTCCGGGATCGGAATGCAAATTTGCGGATCAGGGAGCCCCCGGTGGTTTTTCATTGCCACTTGGCATCTCCTCTCGACTGATTTTTTTTTTATTgaaagagaagaagagaaaaagattTGGAAAACAAAATGGGATGGATAACTGTCATCTTTGTCCGCTATTCCTTGCAATCATTTGGCCGGCTCTTGGAAGGATTGGAGTGGACTGCAAATGGGGCGGGAGACGCTACCAGGCTTGATTGCGAGAATCCAATCGTGGAGCTACATCATCAACCGCTAATCATGAAATGTTGGTGCTATGCAGCCAGGTGGCCGTGGTTAATGAGAGCCATCTGCGTAGAGTCTCTAAAATCCTACGATTATGATTTTACTATCATGCTTTTCGAATGCTACTCATAAGCGAGCCATGTGATTATTCTAATATGTACATGTGACTGTGAGGCGATGAAGATTTTCAAATCAAATTTGACAGACTTCAAAAGAGCCTATAGGAAAAAAATACACGTTGGTCGCTCTACCACAAAtcgaacaacacacacacacacaatattatttatttattttttgcgggGAGCACACAATAATCTTAAGAAAATTATAAACTATCAacgttaaacttccaaacctgctaTGGTATCACTTTGATACATGAGGAGTGCAAGAATGATTGATTAAGCATGTCGTAAGCTATCAACGTTAATGTAAAGACAATCCAAAAGGTCCCCTAATCCTCTCCAAAAGAGGGCCATGGATGGATCCATCTAGTAGTTCTCGCAAGAAATAGTTAGCTATGACTTGTCCTCCTCTCACGATTGGAACTACAACTTAGCTAATCAACCTTTGAGCCAATGATAACCTCTTCCTTGACGTGTGTAGCATTGTTTAATCACTTCACGGTAGGAGCATGCCCATGAAATGTACTAGTACAAGAAGGATGGATATATACATGCATAGTGGGCCACCTTTTGCAGGGGATGAGTAAAGCATAAACCACACCTCGCCCTGTCTCACACCGCTATCATTCACTTGCACTTCAAGTCCAGAGGAGAAACGACCATCGAGCACACcacgcctcctccctctcctcatgCTTTGCTCCTCCCACTATAAATTGTCGCAGGCACGAACCCTTGTAAGCCAAGCCAAGgcgcgcacacacgcacgcatgtgcACGATCTTTAGCTGCCCCTAGCTTGCGCCATTAGAGCGCGCGGCTCGATCGACCGTGTAGGTCGAAATGGGGCGAGGGAGAAGGAGTGGCATGAGGGCAGTGCCGTTGTTCTTGGTGCTGGTGCTGGTGTTGGTGTTCATGGCCATGGCGAGGGTGGCTGCGGCCGAGGGAAGCGACGTTGCCGATGGTGTCGATGCCGGCGAGGACGAG from Triticum dicoccoides isolate Atlit2015 ecotype Zavitan chromosome 6A, WEW_v2.0, whole genome shotgun sequence encodes:
- the LOC119314832 gene encoding probable BOI-related E3 ubiquitin-protein ligase 2 isoform X1, producing the protein MFPFESPSRFRSDFSIVVRTAYLSDSLRYLQGKDTAMEGHVFGGGNWGSSPYPGPNANINASVNENQFMFDAKAAPQQLQLFGSNAVGTSGYYNYNGNGNPYVMNQPRKTSNCAADEKKLKLQMSLNNFHAGDADRLACTGNSSVVSTGLKLSYEDNEHNSSFTSGSGSMSSLTSTTPFGHDIMTEMEKGNKEIDYYLRSQVEQLSRRVKEMKQRQMVSLVSTLERGVGKKLREKELEVEAMNKKSQELNEQIRQVAIQVQSWQSAALYNESVASTLKTQLMKVVADHANRTREGCGDSVVESGAVPGQKNINTVPGGFFKSCLLPGVKSGVAGSGLAACKWCGAKEAAVLVMPCRHLCLCADCDRVTDACPVCQYPKSGSVEINMS
- the LOC119314832 gene encoding BOI-related E3 ubiquitin-protein ligase 1-like isoform X2 is translated as MEGHVFGGGNWGSSPYPGPNANINASVNENQFMFDAKAAPQQLQLFGSNAVGTSGYYNYNGNGNPYVMNQPRKTSNCAADEKKLKLQMSLNNFHAGDADRLACTGNSSVVSTGLKLSYEDNEHNSSFTSGSGSMSSLTSTTPFGHDIMTEMEKGNKEIDYYLRSQVEQLSRRVKEMKQRQMVSLVSTLERGVGKKLREKELEVEAMNKKSQELNEQIRQVAIQVQSWQSAALYNESVASTLKTQLMKVVADHANRTREGCGDSVVESGAVPGQKNINTVPGGFFKSCLLPGVKSGVAGSGLAACKWCGAKEAAVLVMPCRHLCLCADCDRVTDACPVCQYPKSGSVEINMS